From the Streptomyces syringium genome, one window contains:
- a CDS encoding Crp/Fnr family transcriptional regulator: MYQSHRALLGDRLWTALLHLAPERPREARSLLLRQGDPATHVLVLCSGSVAVTRRDGRGQRTLLAVRGAGELLGELSLLDGGVRSATVIAAGPCRVHTVPAPDFEAFVSEHRLMHALTRHAVGRIRESEEIRQELATAPAPARLAAALLRLAEASGQPAVLPVHIGLTQEELAQLIGTSRNSVVHSLSPWRAEGWIRAAPGGGLVLEHLDGLRRVVGPR; this comes from the coding sequence TTGTACCAGTCCCATCGGGCGTTGCTCGGCGACCGCTTGTGGACCGCCCTGCTGCACCTCGCCCCGGAGCGGCCCAGGGAGGCCCGCAGCCTGCTGCTGCGCCAAGGCGATCCCGCCACCCACGTCCTCGTACTGTGCTCAGGATCCGTCGCCGTCACCCGGCGGGACGGGCGGGGGCAACGCACGCTGCTCGCCGTGCGCGGAGCCGGTGAACTGCTCGGCGAGCTCTCCTTGCTCGACGGTGGAGTGCGCAGCGCCACCGTCATCGCGGCCGGCCCCTGCCGGGTGCACACCGTGCCCGCACCCGACTTCGAAGCCTTCGTCAGCGAGCACCGACTGATGCACGCACTGACGCGGCACGCGGTGGGCCGTATCAGGGAGAGCGAGGAGATCCGCCAGGAACTGGCGACCGCCCCCGCTCCCGCCCGGCTCGCCGCGGCTCTTCTCCGCCTGGCCGAGGCCTCGGGGCAGCCGGCTGTCCTGCCCGTGCACATCGGGCTGACCCAGGAGGAGCTGGCGCAGCTCATCGGCACCTCACGCAATTCCGTGGTGCATTCGCTCTCACCCTGGCGCGCCGAGGGATGGATCCGCGCCGCGCCGGGCGGTGGGCTCGTCCTCGAGCATCTCGACGGACTGAGGCGCGTCGTCGGTCCCCGGTGA
- a CDS encoding Pycsar system effector family protein — protein sequence MRTPHTTDPDRSPNSLTSRSADEVSVERLRVLAGDAFAELQRGDAKAAAVCGTAGAGLGAVIAAVSAAAHAMPLWAVIGLWCAGACFVLSIGQCLSAVRPSLRSGNRRRPACYLDCAAATTDELLAVVAGLTTADLARAESRRATELSFLAQAKFRMLRRATVLSQLALTAASIGALAAFVDAVAER from the coding sequence ATGAGGACACCTCACACAACGGACCCCGACCGCTCTCCGAACTCCTTGACATCCCGCTCCGCGGACGAGGTCTCGGTCGAGCGTCTGCGCGTACTGGCCGGGGACGCCTTCGCGGAGTTGCAGCGCGGCGATGCCAAGGCGGCTGCCGTCTGCGGCACGGCCGGGGCCGGGCTGGGAGCGGTGATCGCGGCGGTGTCCGCGGCGGCGCACGCAATGCCCCTGTGGGCCGTGATCGGTCTGTGGTGTGCGGGCGCCTGCTTCGTCCTCTCGATCGGACAGTGCCTCTCCGCCGTGCGCCCGTCGCTCCGGTCCGGGAACCGGCGACGACCGGCCTGCTATCTGGACTGCGCGGCGGCCACCACCGACGAGCTGCTGGCAGTGGTGGCCGGCCTCACCACCGCCGACCTGGCCCGGGCCGAAAGCCGCCGCGCCACGGAGCTGTCCTTCCTGGCCCAGGCCAAGTTCAGGATGCTGCGCCGCGCCACCGTGCTGTCGCAGCTGGCCTTGACAGCGGCGAGTATCGGCGCCCTGGCCGCGTTCGTCGACGCGGTCGCCGAAAGGTGA